From a single Nostoc edaphicum CCNP1411 genomic region:
- a CDS encoding acyl carrier protein — translation MSETQAKIREFLARFFRNHDLQLDEDIFALGFVNSMFAMQLVLFIEQAFQITIDNEDLDLDNFRTINSMTHLIERKTALVA, via the coding sequence ATGTCAGAAACACAAGCAAAAATTAGAGAATTTTTAGCCCGATTTTTCCGTAATCATGATTTGCAGTTAGATGAAGATATCTTTGCACTTGGTTTTGTCAATTCCATGTTTGCTATGCAACTTGTCTTATTTATCGAACAAGCATTTCAAATTACTATTGACAATGAAGACCTGGATCTTGATAACTTCAGAACTATAAATTCTATGACTCATTTAATTGAGCGGAAAACAGCTTTAGTTGCATAA
- a CDS encoding non-ribosomal peptide synthetase encodes MDIKKDEILKRRSKLSLAQQELLKKRLRGEVDSHSQLEVITKRSQISPAPLSFAQQRLWFLQQLDPDNPYYCELACVQLVGALNVDALERSLNEIVRRHEALRTTFEILEEQAIQVIHPTVTVTLQLVNLLSMPEADRHAEVERLTTEIAEKPFDLVTGPLLQVMLLQTGVEEYLLLFTIHHIAVDGWSIGVLIRELAVLYEAFSTSKTSPLPDIAIQYADFAIWQRQWLQGELQKTQLNYWKQQLADASTLALPTDRPRPAVQSFRGAIASFELSASLTDMLRSLSNREGVTLFMTLLGAFQALLCRYTGQEDICVGSPIANRNQGEIQGLIGFFVNTLVLRTHLSGNPSFLELLNRVREVCVGAYAHADIPFEQLVEELHPDRNLSQMPLFQVMFAWQEDTQKELTLPGLTLNWLPTHGQTAKFDLTLHLVDAQPELRGFLEYNTDLFDAETVIRIVEHFRNLLEGIVANPQARLSDLPLLTAEELHQQLVEWNNTQVEYPEQQCIHQLFEAQVEHTPDAIAVVFEDKQLTYRELNARANQLAHYLRKLGVKSEVLVGICVERSLDMVIGLLAILKAGGAYVPLDPGYPLERKAFILNDSQMPVLLTQQHIMADLATNGIKVICIDTDWQTINQQKNENLITTTTELNLAYIIYTSGSTGKPKGTLITHQGLVNYLSWCTQTYSVKQGVGTLVHSPLGFDLTITSLFPPLLVGRTVELLSEKQGIEALDKALKKSSNLSLVKITPAHLDLLKQQLSKEEIANKTRAFIIGGENLLAQSITFWQDVAPGTILVNEYGPTETVVGCCIYQVPVGKHSTGSIPIGKAIANTQLYILDQYLQPVPMGVPGELHIGGVGLARGYLNQAELTALKFIPNYFSDKKGDRLYKTGDLARYLPSGDIEYIGRIDNQIKIRGFRIELGEIEAVITQYPAVRETIVVVRSDLADSQRIVAYIVPQKDQILTIYELRSFLESKLPDYMIPATFVTLEALPLTPNGKVDRKTLPAPDTARPELEKAFIAPQTSVEKQLAVIWTQVLGLEKVGINDNFFELGGDSILSLQIISKANLAGLHLTPKQLFQHQTIAKLAAVAGTIQKISAEQNLITGSLELTPIEHWFFEQEQPEPHYWNQAVMLEVKKRINPIVLEKVVENLQKHHDALRSRFIKNELGLQAIIVSPDNVIPTTYLDLSALPKDQQVAQMEAMSVQLQASLNLTQGPLFRVALFDQGANQPSRLLWVIHHLVVDGVSWRILIEDFQTAKEQICQDKALQLPLKTTSLKQWSSYLQEYAQLPALRSELEYWLAIKQQPVRPIPIDFSYGNNLEKSACTLTVSLNEQETQVLLQQLPAVYQTQINDVLLTALVQIFSQWTGETSLLIDLEGHGREELFEDVDLSRTVGWFTTIFPVHLSLDSAFDSPGKALKSIKEQLRTIPNRGIGYGVLRYLSGDMEIRKQFSCLPKAEVVFNYLGQFDQVLPESSLFGFANESSGFSRSLRSQRTHLLEVNGGISQGRLQINWTYSNQLHRQSTVEILAQGFIEALRSLIIHCQSPDAGGFTPSDFADFQQSQWDQRDLDAITAAIGDI; translated from the coding sequence ATGGATATAAAAAAAGATGAAATTTTAAAACGACGGTCAAAGCTTTCACTCGCTCAACAGGAGCTTCTCAAAAAGCGATTGCGGGGTGAAGTTGACTCTCACTCTCAATTAGAGGTTATTACAAAACGTTCTCAAATAAGTCCTGCTCCCCTATCCTTTGCCCAACAACGGCTGTGGTTTCTCCAACAGTTAGATCCCGATAATCCTTACTACTGTGAACTAGCATGTGTACAGCTGGTAGGTGCGCTGAATGTAGATGCGTTAGAGCGAAGTCTGAACGAGATTGTGCGACGCCATGAAGCGTTACGTACTACTTTTGAAATACTCGAAGAACAAGCAATTCAGGTTATTCATCCGACTGTAACTGTGACACTGCAACTGGTGAATTTGCTCTCGATGCCAGAAGCTGACCGACATGCAGAAGTTGAGCGGTTAACAACAGAAATAGCTGAAAAACCTTTTGATTTAGTAACTGGCCCGTTGCTGCAAGTCATGCTGCTACAAACAGGTGTCGAAGAATACTTGCTGCTGTTCACGATTCACCACATTGCTGTTGATGGTTGGTCTATAGGAGTGTTAATCCGTGAATTAGCAGTACTCTATGAAGCCTTTTCCACCAGCAAAACATCTCCCCTCCCTGATATTGCTATTCAATACGCAGACTTTGCTATTTGGCAGCGTCAGTGGCTACAAGGCGAATTACAAAAGACGCAACTTAATTATTGGAAGCAACAATTGGCTGATGCTTCTACTTTGGCTTTGCCCACAGATCGCCCACGGCCGGCAGTCCAAAGCTTTCGAGGCGCAATTGCTTCTTTTGAGTTATCAGCAAGCCTAACTGATATGCTCAGATCCCTGAGCAATCGGGAAGGAGTAACTTTGTTTATGACGCTACTAGGAGCATTTCAAGCTTTACTGTGCCGTTATACAGGGCAAGAAGATATTTGTGTTGGCTCCCCAATTGCTAACCGCAACCAAGGTGAGATTCAAGGGCTGATTGGTTTTTTTGTAAATACCCTTGTGCTGCGGACTCATCTTTCTGGTAATCCAAGTTTTTTAGAATTGTTGAATAGAGTGCGCGAGGTATGCGTGGGTGCATACGCTCATGCAGATATACCTTTTGAGCAATTGGTGGAAGAACTTCATCCAGATAGAAATCTCAGTCAGATGCCCTTGTTTCAGGTGATGTTTGCCTGGCAAGAAGACACTCAAAAGGAACTAACACTACCTGGTTTGACTCTGAATTGGCTCCCGACGCACGGCCAGACTGCTAAATTTGATTTAACGCTGCATCTAGTAGACGCACAGCCAGAGTTGCGGGGGTTTTTAGAATATAATACCGACTTGTTTGATGCTGAAACCGTTATTCGGATAGTAGAGCATTTTCGTAATTTGCTAGAGGGGATTGTTGCAAATCCACAAGCAAGATTATCTGACTTACCACTATTGACGGCTGAAGAGTTACATCAGCAGCTAGTGGAGTGGAATAACACTCAGGTTGAATATCCTGAACAACAATGTATTCATCAGTTGTTTGAAGCGCAAGTAGAACACACACCTGATGCGATCGCAGTAGTATTTGAAGATAAACAACTAACCTACCGCGAACTGAATGCTAGAGCCAATCAACTAGCGCACTATCTGAGAAAGCTGGGAGTAAAATCAGAGGTACTGGTAGGGATTTGTGTGGAGCGATCGCTCGATATGGTCATCGGTCTATTAGCCATCCTCAAAGCAGGTGGTGCTTATGTACCTCTAGACCCTGGTTATCCCTTAGAAAGAAAAGCTTTTATACTCAACGATTCTCAAATGCCAGTGCTGCTGACTCAACAGCATATAATGGCAGATTTAGCTACAAATGGAATTAAAGTAATTTGTATAGATACTGATTGGCAAACTATCAATCAACAAAAAAATGAAAATCTAATTACTACAACAACTGAATTAAATTTAGCCTACATTATTTACACATCAGGTTCGACTGGTAAACCCAAAGGAACTTTAATTACCCATCAAGGATTAGTTAATTACTTGAGTTGGTGTACCCAAACATATTCAGTAAAACAAGGAGTAGGAACTTTAGTTCATTCACCTTTGGGTTTTGACTTAACAATCACCAGTCTTTTTCCACCTTTATTAGTTGGTCGTACAGTAGAATTACTATCAGAAAAACAAGGCATCGAAGCCCTTGATAAAGCTTTAAAGAAAAGCTCAAATTTAAGTTTGGTGAAAATTACCCCCGCGCACTTAGATTTGCTTAAGCAACAGTTATCTAAGGAAGAGATAGCAAATAAAACTAGAGCTTTTATTATTGGCGGCGAAAATTTATTAGCTCAAAGCATCACCTTCTGGCAAGATGTAGCTCCAGGTACAATATTAGTAAATGAATATGGGCCTACAGAGACAGTAGTTGGTTGCTGTATTTATCAGGTTCCAGTCGGTAAACATTCTACAGGGTCTATACCCATTGGTAAAGCGATCGCTAATACCCAGTTGTATATTTTAGACCAATATTTGCAACCAGTACCAATGGGAGTACCGGGTGAATTGCATATTGGTGGAGTTGGACTAGCCAGAGGTTATTTAAATCAAGCTGAATTAACAGCCCTTAAGTTTATTCCCAATTACTTCAGCGATAAGAAGGGCGACCGCCTTTATAAAACAGGTGATTTAGCCCGCTATTTACCAAGTGGAGATATTGAATATATAGGTAGAATTGACAACCAAATAAAAATTCGAGGATTTCGCATTGAACTTGGAGAAATTGAAGCAGTTATCACTCAATACCCCGCAGTGCGAGAAACTATTGTTGTAGTACGCTCAGATTTAGCAGATTCTCAACGGATAGTTGCATATATAGTGCCTCAAAAAGATCAAATACTGACAATTTATGAACTACGGAGCTTCTTGGAGTCGAAGTTGCCAGACTACATGATACCAGCAACTTTTGTCACATTAGAAGCACTACCACTCACACCCAATGGTAAAGTTGACCGTAAAACACTACCTGCACCAGATACAGCACGTCCAGAACTCGAAAAAGCTTTCATCGCACCTCAGACAAGCGTTGAAAAACAATTGGCTGTTATTTGGACACAAGTACTAGGTTTAGAAAAAGTAGGTATAAACGACAACTTTTTTGAATTAGGAGGGGATTCTATCCTCAGCCTTCAAATAATATCTAAAGCAAACCTTGCGGGGCTGCACCTAACTCCTAAGCAATTATTTCAACACCAAACCATAGCTAAACTAGCTGCTGTCGCTGGCACAATTCAGAAAATTTCAGCAGAACAAAACCTAATCACTGGTTCGCTAGAGTTAACACCTATTGAGCATTGGTTTTTTGAACAAGAGCAACCAGAACCGCACTACTGGAATCAAGCGGTAATGCTAGAAGTCAAAAAGCGCATTAACCCTATAGTTTTAGAAAAAGTAGTAGAAAATTTACAAAAGCATCATGATGCGCTACGTTCACGATTTATAAAAAATGAATTAGGTCTTCAAGCGATTATAGTCAGTCCTGACAATGTAATACCAACAACATATTTAGACTTGTCAGCACTACCAAAAGATCAACAAGTGGCACAGATGGAAGCAATGTCGGTTCAGCTACAAGCCAGCTTGAACTTGACACAAGGCCCATTATTTAGAGTTGCTCTTTTTGACCAGGGTGCAAATCAACCAAGTCGCTTACTTTGGGTGATTCATCACTTAGTGGTTGATGGAGTTTCTTGGCGAATTTTAATAGAAGATTTTCAAACAGCTAAAGAGCAAATTTGTCAAGACAAAGCACTACAACTGCCACTTAAAACAACTTCTCTTAAGCAGTGGTCTAGTTATCTACAAGAATATGCACAATTGCCTGCATTACGTTCGGAGCTAGAATACTGGCTGGCAATAAAGCAACAACCTGTTAGACCTATACCCATAGATTTTAGTTATGGGAACAATCTAGAAAAATCAGCTTGTACTTTGACTGTATCGCTGAATGAACAAGAAACTCAAGTTTTATTGCAACAGCTGCCAGCGGTATATCAGACGCAAATTAATGATGTGTTGTTAACTGCACTTGTGCAAATATTTAGCCAATGGACAGGAGAAACTTCATTACTAATTGACTTAGAAGGGCATGGTCGAGAAGAACTATTCGAGGATGTAGATTTATCGAGGACTGTGGGTTGGTTCACAACTATCTTCCCGGTACATCTGAGTCTTGACAGTGCTTTCGACTCGCCAGGAAAAGCCCTCAAATCAATTAAAGAGCAGCTAAGAACGATTCCAAATCGAGGTATTGGTTATGGAGTCTTGCGCTATCTCAGTGGAGATATGGAAATTAGGAAACAATTCAGTTGTTTGCCAAAAGCTGAAGTGGTTTTTAATTATCTAGGACAGTTTGACCAAGTTTTACCAGAATCGTCTTTATTTGGCTTTGCTAACGAATCAAGCGGTTTCAGTCGTAGTTTGCGAAGTCAACGAACTCACTTGCTGGAAGTTAACGGTGGTATTTCTCAAGGACGCCTGCAAATCAACTGGACTTACAGCAATCAGTTGCATCGGCAAAGCACAGTTGAAATTCTTGCTCAAGGGTTTATTGAGGCATTGCGATCGCTAATTATTCATTGTCAATCTCCCGATGCAGGAGGCTTTACTCCTTCCGATTTCGCAGATTTTCAGCAAAGTCAATGGGATCAAAGGGATCTTGATGCCATTACAGCAGCTATAGGAGATATTTAA
- a CDS encoding acyl-CoA dehydrogenase family protein, producing MKIELTSQQKDDKSKFRGFVNQEIVPHANYSDQEECTSPKLIEKFAHQGYLGAILPEEFGGQNMDIITYGLLNEEIGRGCSSLRSLLTVHSMVASALCRWGNKSQKEYWLPKLSSGEVIAAFALSEPNVGSDAKSIETTATLSGDSYVLNGEKKWITYGQIADVFLVFAQCSGKPSAFLVEKNSPGLSIQPISGMLGVRASMLAQLNFQDCRIPQENLVGRLGFGLSYIASSALDYGRYSVAWGSVGIAQACLEACIQYTSERKQFDVYLKEHQLIRQMITEMIVNVKAARLLCYQAGYLKEIGDPNSITETSIAKYFASTTATKVANDAVQIHGANGCTNEYSVARYLRDAKIMEIIEGSTQIQQITIADYGYQEYISKHASIVSQNLLAMM from the coding sequence ATGAAAATTGAGTTGACATCTCAACAAAAAGATGATAAATCTAAGTTTAGAGGTTTCGTCAATCAAGAAATTGTCCCTCATGCAAATTACTCCGACCAAGAAGAGTGTACTTCCCCAAAACTTATAGAAAAGTTTGCTCATCAAGGATATTTGGGTGCTATCTTACCCGAAGAATTTGGTGGACAAAATATGGATATCATCACCTATGGTCTTCTGAATGAAGAAATTGGACGGGGATGTTCTTCTTTGCGGAGTTTGCTCACAGTTCATAGCATGGTTGCTTCTGCTCTTTGCCGATGGGGTAATAAGTCTCAAAAAGAATATTGGCTGCCAAAATTATCATCTGGTGAAGTTATAGCTGCTTTTGCCTTAAGTGAACCTAACGTAGGTAGCGATGCCAAAAGTATAGAAACCACGGCAACACTTTCTGGTGATTCTTATGTTTTAAATGGAGAGAAAAAATGGATTACCTACGGACAAATTGCAGATGTCTTTTTGGTATTTGCCCAATGTTCGGGGAAACCTTCTGCTTTTTTAGTTGAAAAGAATAGTCCAGGACTTTCAATACAACCTATTTCTGGAATGTTGGGTGTTCGAGCTTCAATGCTCGCTCAATTAAACTTTCAAGATTGTCGAATTCCTCAAGAGAATCTGGTAGGCAGATTGGGTTTTGGTTTATCTTATATAGCTTCTTCTGCATTAGATTATGGAAGATATAGTGTGGCATGGGGTTCTGTAGGTATTGCTCAAGCTTGTCTAGAAGCCTGCATTCAGTACACAAGCGAACGAAAGCAGTTCGATGTTTATTTAAAAGAACACCAATTAATTCGGCAAATGATTACCGAGATGATAGTCAATGTCAAAGCAGCAAGATTACTGTGTTATCAAGCTGGCTACCTCAAAGAAATTGGCGATCCAAATTCGATAACAGAGACTTCAATCGCCAAATATTTTGCATCTACAACAGCAACTAAAGTCGCAAATGATGCCGTACAAATTCACGGGGCGAATGGTTGTACTAATGAATATTCGGTTGCTAGATATTTGCGAGATGCCAAAATTATGGAAATCATTGAAGGAAGTACACAAATACAACAGATTACCATCGCTGATTATGGTTATCAGGAGTATATCTCAAAACATGCTTCCATCGTCTCTCAAAACTTACTGGCAATGATGTGA
- a CDS encoding 3-hydroxyacyl-CoA dehydrogenase family protein, which yields MKIQTVGVVGAGVMGIGLAQNLAQSGHHVILVDISEEILESANKQIRNNIRFQSFFNKNEKVDNPDYILHQIKFSTNYKFLEDTEFVIENVTEKWDIKKGVYAQLDAICPETTIFAANTSAIPITRIASLTKRADKVIGMHFMNPVPMKPMVEMIRGYHTSDETISTAKELLAQMGKESILVNDSPGFVSNRVLMLTINEAIFLLQDQVASVEEVDRIFKTCFGHKMGPLETADLIGLDTILFSIEVLYESFNDSKYRPCQLLKKMVDAGLFGRKSGQGFYTYNGAI from the coding sequence ATGAAAATTCAAACTGTCGGTGTTGTCGGAGCAGGTGTGATGGGAATTGGATTAGCCCAAAACCTCGCTCAAAGTGGCCATCACGTAATTTTAGTAGATATTTCCGAAGAAATTCTGGAATCTGCTAACAAGCAAATCAGAAATAATATCCGTTTTCAAAGCTTTTTCAATAAAAATGAAAAAGTAGATAATCCTGATTACATTCTGCATCAAATTAAATTTTCCACAAATTATAAATTTCTTGAAGATACAGAATTTGTGATTGAAAATGTCACCGAAAAGTGGGATATTAAAAAGGGAGTATACGCGCAGCTTGATGCGATTTGTCCAGAAACAACTATATTTGCGGCTAATACATCTGCAATTCCTATTACTCGCATTGCTTCATTAACTAAGCGTGCTGATAAAGTGATTGGTATGCATTTCATGAACCCGGTTCCCATGAAGCCGATGGTTGAAATGATTCGCGGGTATCACACATCCGATGAAACAATCTCAACAGCTAAAGAATTACTGGCTCAGATGGGTAAAGAAAGTATCCTCGTCAATGATTCGCCAGGTTTTGTTTCTAACCGAGTTCTGATGTTGACAATTAATGAAGCAATTTTCTTGCTACAAGACCAAGTTGCTTCAGTGGAAGAAGTGGATAGAATTTTTAAAACCTGTTTCGGTCATAAAATGGGCCCCCTAGAAACTGCTGATTTAATTGGATTGGATACGATTCTTTTTTCCATTGAAGTTTTGTATGAAAGTTTCAATGACAGCAAATATAGACCCTGCCAATTACTAAAAAAGATGGTAGATGCTGGGTTATTTGGTCGCAAGAGTGGGCAAGGTTTTTATACTTACAATGGAGCAATTTGA
- a CDS encoding HAD-IIIC family phosphatase — protein MISTNIEISNDQQVDKKAIKCVVWDLDNTLWDGVLLEDDCVSLRNEVVDIIKALDDRGILQSIASKNDYAKAMEKIQEFGLHEYFLYPQINWNPKSSSIQEIAKSLNLSIDTFAFIDDQLFELEEVNFSLPEVLCINVTDLTSILDKPEMNPRFITEDSKLRRLMYISDIERNNSEKEFIGTQDEFLATLNMTFTISNAQEDDLQRAEELTVRTNQLNTTGYTYSYNELNNFRQSEQHKILIATLEDKYGSYGKIGLALVECGELVWTLKLLLMSCRVMSRGVGTIMLNHIMTLAKNNNVHLRAEFVSNNRNRMMYISYKFAGFQEINKSGDLQILENDLSRIQPIPEYVKVKVID, from the coding sequence ATGATTAGCACAAACATTGAAATTTCAAATGATCAGCAAGTCGATAAAAAAGCTATCAAATGTGTAGTTTGGGATTTAGATAATACGCTTTGGGATGGTGTTTTGTTAGAGGATGACTGTGTTTCATTGCGAAACGAGGTAGTCGATATTATCAAAGCATTAGATGACCGAGGTATTTTGCAGTCTATTGCCAGTAAAAATGACTATGCCAAAGCAATGGAGAAAATCCAGGAGTTTGGGCTACACGAATATTTTCTCTATCCCCAAATCAATTGGAACCCCAAATCAAGTTCTATTCAAGAAATTGCTAAGTCACTTAATCTTAGTATAGATACATTTGCCTTTATCGATGACCAGTTATTTGAACTTGAAGAAGTCAATTTCTCACTTCCTGAAGTACTTTGTATTAATGTAACTGATTTAACATCTATCTTAGATAAACCAGAAATGAATCCTCGTTTTATTACAGAAGATTCAAAACTGAGAAGACTAATGTATATTAGTGATATTGAACGAAATAATTCCGAGAAAGAATTTATTGGTACTCAAGACGAGTTTTTAGCTACACTTAATATGACTTTTACTATCTCTAATGCTCAAGAGGATGATTTACAAAGAGCCGAAGAGCTAACAGTCAGAACCAATCAATTAAATACAACTGGATATACATATTCATATAACGAACTGAATAATTTTCGGCAATCTGAGCAGCATAAAATACTGATTGCTACTTTAGAAGATAAATATGGCAGTTATGGAAAAATTGGACTAGCTCTTGTGGAATGTGGAGAGCTTGTGTGGACTCTAAAACTTTTGCTGATGTCTTGTCGGGTTATGTCCAGAGGTGTCGGCACAATTATGCTAAATCATATTATGACATTGGCTAAGAATAATAATGTTCATTTGCGGGCTGAATTTGTTTCAAATAATCGTAATCGAATGATGTATATATCTTATAAGTTTGCAGGTTTTCAAGAAATTAATAAAAGTGGAGACTTGCAGATTTTAGAGAATGATCTATCCCGAATCCAGCCTATCCCTGAGTATGTCAAGGTCAAAGTTATAGATTAA